The Malus domestica chromosome 10, GDT2T_hap1 genome contains a region encoding:
- the LOC103429730 gene encoding uncharacterized protein isoform X18 produces the protein MSKPSLRLQFTKLLVFYHVLLWQLGHWPQSKLHCRADVARLPEDEVSALRDFMSNTELRPEQIIEVTYCSDVVRTYGFVIECNCTNESGCRITGIRMSYLGLTGTIHEKVGDLTSLTYLILSNNTLHGGIPDTIGNLKNLQVLDLSRNQLNGSIPASLGRLVSLEYLYLQYNLLSQGIPPSFGSLTKLTELNLQFNMISDSIPEDFGNLSSLTIMELSENQLSGPLPQSLGNLTTLTTFYVSANNLSGKFPETYGNLTSLKKFSIAGNYISGPLPVETIAKWTNITHLVLVGNNFEGNLTEKIFRLPKLQYLLITDLANNSFPLPPKINNSANFISLTLRNCSINGTIPKYIGENMTSLRYLDLSFNKLTGGLPQNMSSKMIYMSFSRNMLNGTIAPSILGDSQTRIDLSFNYFSAEGSPVQSNQQLNLFACCRNSSTTEPQMMDPFEMKNRYCPENEPEYHSLFINCGGEETIVDGHQYDQDNDTSLFYTSPKKSWAYSLSGDFGVPESNTSNYIKSMTRGVHEAPLYEKARFSPISLEYYVFCLRKGNYIVTLYFKEIVDSKDEDYSSLRKRVFDVYIQDVRRLDYFKIREEEGTTEGPITKKISAVVVNDSGLLNIHLYWPGKGSYQYHPSFNGPLISAISVTPEFDPDKSKGQFVALITLASIVAALPLSLAFAWRMGWLPSEGFPKIETSQEKIVDEYQDSEELPSQEENGDEQRNTKDQGTRKNTEKYQGQEEIGDEHQDNEELPSQEEIGDEHQDNEELPSQEEIGDEHQDNEELPSQEEIGDEHQDNEELPSQEEIGDEPRNTKGQEEVGDEQRNTKDQGRRKNTKTKRKKKEKLGDEHPNIVKKLGMFGLSYGFPLGMSSEELPSQEEIGDKHQDSEEFPSKEEIGDEHQDSEELPSQEEIGDEQRNTKGQQEINDEQRNTKDQGRRKNTETKRKKKEKIGDDHPDTVKKLGMLGLSYGFPSGQEEIGEEHQDSEELPNQEEIGDEHQDREELPSQEEIGDEQRNTKGQEEIGDEQRNTKDQGRRKNTETKRKKKEKIGDERPNTIKKLGKEEIGDEHQDSEELPSQEEIGDEQRNTKDQGRRKNTETKRKKKEKIGDERPNTVKKLGMFGLSYGLPLDMSSEELPSQEEIGDEQRKTKDQGRWKNTETKRKKKEKIGDEHPDTVKKLGMLGLSYGFPLGMSSEELPSEEEIGDEQQDSEELPSQEEIGDEQRNRKGQEEIGEEQRNTKDQGRQKNTETKRKKKEKIGDEHPDTVKKLGMFGLSYGFPLGMSNEELPSQEEIGDEHQDSEELPSQQEIGDEQRNKKGQEEIGDEQRNTKDQGRWKNTETKTKKKEKIGDEHPDTVKKLGMLGLSYGFPLGMSSEELPSEEEIGDEHQDSEELPSQEEIGDEQRNRKGQEEIGDEQRNTKDQGRRKNTETKRKKKEKIGDEHPDTVKKLGMFGLSYGFPLGMSSEELPSQEEIGDEHQDSEKLPSQEEIGDEQRNMKGQEEIGDEQRNTKDQGRRKNTETKMKKKEKIGDEHPDIVKKLGMLGSSYGFPLGMSSEELPSQEEISDEHQDNEELPSQEKIGDEQRNTKGQEEIGDEQRNTKDQGRRKNTKTKMKKKEKIGDEHPDTVKKLGMLGLSYGFPLGMSSEELLSQEEIGDEHQDSEELRSQEEISDEQRNTKGQEEIGDEQINTKDQGRRTNTKTRRKKNEKIGDEHLDAVKELINATENFSDKKKLGHSETFFMAQLPSHTVAVKKLDSAHFKGKIDKLKEEIGIIESLQHNNILKLLHAYIGKDLQFLVYEYMENKSLEDILFGSSTSGTIKLDWNTRVNICLGIAQGLQYLHERVQIVHTNIKSANILLNEKLEAKISDFGFANLYSEEDKVMAIGRETKKGYTAPEYLQTDDLDSKLDVFSFGVVVLEIVSGERNVRNQSKKETEVLLDRAYKANRNGNLKSLVDKNLSTFDEREALIILKLALECTTMGASVRPEMSGVVSVLLGEKSIDEVCSPAKPTGDINVVGSLEELAGISDMAAKPTGDINVVGSLEESAGISDMAESLSPLWGS, from the exons ATGAGTAAGCCTTCTCTAAGACTGCAGTTTACTAAGCTTCTTGTTTTTTACCATGTTCTACTTTGGCAACTTGGACACTGGCCTCAATCCAAACTCCACTGCAGAGCCGACGTGGCTCGACTGCCGGAAGATGAAG TGTCTGCTCTCCGTGACTTTATGAGCAACACAGAGTTAAGGCCAGAGCAAATCATTGAGGTGACGTATTGCAGTGATGTAGTCCGGACTTACGGTTTTGTCATCGAATGTAATTGCACTAATGAGAGTGGATGCCGGATCACTGGAAT TAGAATGAGCTACTTAGGTTTAACTGGAACTATTCATGAAAAAGTGGGTGATCTTACAAGCCTAACCTACCT CATTCTATCCAACAACACACTTCATGGCGGAATACCAGACACCATTGGGAATTTGAAGAATCTCCAAGTCCT GGATCTATCGCGAAATCAACTCAATGGTTCAATACCAGCAAGCTTAGGGCGCTTGGTTTCTCTTGAATATCT ATATCTGCAATACAACTTGCTTAGCCAAGGTATACCACCAAGTTTTGGTTCACTGACGAAACTTACTGAATT GAATCTGCAGTTTAATATGATATCAGACTCAATTCCTGAGGATTTTGGAAATCTTTCGAGTCTTACAATTAT GGAACTGTCTGAGAATCAGCTGTCTGGTCCTCTTCCACAAAGCCTCGGAAACTTGACAACTCTCACAACCTT CTATGTGTCAGCCAATAATTTGAGTGGGAAATTTCCAGAAACTTATGGAAACCTCACAAGCCTGAAAAAGTT TTCGATAGCCGGGAATTACATTTCTGGTCCCTTACCAGTTGAAACCATAGCCAAGTGGACTAATATCACTCACCT GGTGCTCGTGGGAAACAATTTCGAAGGAAACTTGACTGAAAAAATATTCCGCTTGCCAAAGCTTCAGTATCT GTTGATAACTGACCTggcaaataatagtttcccaTTACCACCAAAAATCAACAACAGTGCCAATTTCATTTCTCT AACACTGAGGAACTGCTCAATCAACGGCACAATCCCCAAATACATTGGTGAAAATATGACATCCCTAAGATACCT AGACTTGAGCTTCAATAAGTTAACTGGTGGCCTCCCTCAGAATATGAGTTCAAAAATGATTTACat GTCTTTTTCTAGAAATATGCTTAACGGGACAATCGCACCTTCGATACTTGGGGACTCCCAAACTAGGAT AGATCTTTCGTTCAACTATTTTTCAGCAGAAGGCTCTCCAGTACAAAGCAACCAACAACT GAACTTGTTTGCATGCTGCCGCAACTCCTCAACCACTGAGCCACAAat GATGGATCCATTTGAAATGAAGAACAGATACTGTCCTGAAAACGAACCGGAGT ACCATTCCTTGTTTATTAATTGTGGTGGTGAAGAAACAATCGTAGATGGGCATCAATATGATCAAGATAATGACACATCCCTCTTTTACACAAGTCCAAAGAAAAGCTGGGCTTACAGCCTTTCCGGAGACTTTGGTGTACCAGAAAGTAATACTAGTAATTATATCAAGAGCATGACACGTGGAGTTCATGAGGCACCGTTGTATGAAAAAGCTCGGTTTTCCCCGATATCTCTCGAGTATTATGTTTTTTGTCTACGCAAAGGCAATTATATTGTGACGCTTTATTTCAAGGAAATTGTAGACAGTAAGGATGAAGATTATAGTAGTTTAAGAAAACGCGTATTTGATGTATATATTCAG GATGTGAGGAGACTAGATTATTTCAAGATTAGGGAGGAGGAGGGAACTACAGAAGGACCAATAACTAAAAAGATTTCAGCTGTGGTTGTAAATGATAGCGGTCTATTGAACATCCACTTGTACTGGCCTGGAAAGGGATCGTATCAATACCATCCTAGTTTTAATGGACCTCTAATATCAGCTATTTCTGTGACTCCTG AGTTCGATCCCGATAAAAGCAAAGGTCAATTTGTTGCATTGATTACGCTTGCTTCAATTGTTGCTGCTCTGCCGCTTTCATTGGCTTTTGCTTGGAGGATGGGCTGGCTGCCAAGCGAAGGGTTCCCCA AAATCGAAACAAGTCAAGAAAAAATAGTTGATGAGTATCAAGACAGCGAAGAGCTCCCCA GTCAAGAAGAAAATGGTGATGAGCAGAGAAACACGAAAGATCAAGGCACGCGgaagaacacagaaaaatatcAAG GTCAAGAAGAAATAGGAGATGAGCATCAAGACAACGAAGAGCTCCCCA GTCAAGAAGAAATAGGAGATGAGCATCAAGACAACGAAGAGCTCCCCA GTCAAGAAGAAATAGGAGATGAGCATCAAGACAACGAAGAGCTCCCCA GTCAAGAAGAAATAGGTGATGAGCATCAAGACAACGAAGAGCTCCCCA GTCAAGAAGAAATAGGTGATGAGCCGAGAAACACGAAAGGTCAAGAAGAAGTAGGAGATGAACAGAGAAACACGAAAGATCAAGGCAGGCGGaagaacacaaaaacaaagaggaagaaaaaggaaaaactaGGTGATGAGCATCCAAACATCGTCAAAAAATTGGGTATGTTCGGATTGAGCTATGGATTTCCGTTGGGAATGTCAAGCGAAGAGCTCCCCA GTCAAGAAGAAATAGGTGATAAGCATCAGGACAGCGAAGAGTTCCCCA GTAAAGAAGAAATAGGTGATGAGCATCAAGACAGCGAAGAGCTCCCCA GTCAAGAAGAAATAGGTGATGAGCAGAGAAACACGAAAGGTCAACAAGAAATAAATGACGAGCAGAGAAACACGAAAGATCAAGGCAGGCGGAAGAACACAGaaacaaagaggaagaaaaaggaaaaaataggTGATGATCATCCAGACACCGTAAAAAAATTGGGTATGTTGGGATTGAGCTATGGATTTCCGTCGG GTCAAGAAGAAATAGGTGAGGAGCATCAAGACAGCGAAGAGCTCCCCA aTCAAGAAGAAATAGGTGATGAGCATCAAGACAGGGAAGAGCTCCCCA GCCAAGAAGAAATAGGTGATGAGCAGAGAAACACGAAAGGTCAAGAAGAAATAGGTGATGAGCAGAGAAACACGAAAGATCAAGGCAGGCGGAAGAACACAGaaacaaagaggaagaaaaaggaaaaaataggTGATGAGCGTCCAAACACCATCAAAAAATTGG GTAAAGAAGAAATAGGTGATGAGCATCAAGACAGCGAAGAACTCCCCA GCCAAGAAGAAATAGGTGATGAGCAGAGAAACACGAAAGATCAAGGCAGGCGGAAGAACACAGaaacaaagaggaagaaaaaggaaaaaataggTGATGAGCGTCCAAACACCGTCAAAAAATTGGGTATGTTCGGATTGAGCTATGGATTACCGTTGGATATGTCAAGCGAAGAGCTCCCCA gCCAAGAAGAAATAGGTGATGAGCAGAGAAAAACGAAAGATCAAGGCAGGTGGAAGAACACAGaaacaaagaggaagaaaaaggaaaaaataggTGATGAGCATCCCGACACCGTCAAAAAATTGGGTATGTTGGGATTGAGCTATGGATTTCCGTTGGGTATGTCAAGCGAAGAGCTCCCCA GTGAAGAAGAAATAGGTGatgaacaacaagatagcgaagAGCTCCCCA gtCAAGAAGAAATAGGTGATGAGCAGAGAAACAGGAAAGGTCAAGAAGAAATAGGTGAGGAGCAGAGAAACACGAAAGATCAAGGCAGGCAGAAGAACACagaaacaaaaaggaagaaaaaggaaaaaataggTGATGAGCATCCAGACACTGTAAAAAAATTGGGTATGTTCGGATTGAGCTATGGATTTCCGTTGGGTATGTCAAACGAAGAGCTCCCCA GTCAAGAAGAAATAGGTGATGAGCATCAAGACAGCGAAGAACTCCCCA GTCAACAAGAAATAGGTGATGAGCAGAGAAACAAGAAAGGTCAAGAAGAAATTGGTGATGAGCAGAGAAACACGAAAGATCAAGGCAGGTGGAAGAACACAGAAACAAAGacgaagaaaaaggaaaaaataggTGATGAGCATCCAGACACCGTCAAAAAATTGGGTATGTTGGGATTGAGCTATGGATTTCCGTTGGGTATGTCAAGCGAAGAGCTCCCCA GTGAAGAAGAAATAGGTGATGAGCATCAAGATAGCGAAGAGCTCCCCA gtCAAGAAGAAATAGGTGATGAGCAGAGAAACAGGAAAGGTCAAGAAGAAATAGGTGATGAGCAGAGAAACACGAAAGATCAAGGCAGGCGGAAGAACACTGaaacaaagaggaagaaaaaggaaaaaataggTGATGAGCATCCAGACACTGTAAAAAAATTGGGTATGTTCGGATTGAGCTATGGATTTCCGTTGGGTATGTCAAGCGAAGAGCTCCCCA GTCAAGAAGAAATAGGTGATGAGCATCAAGACAGCGAAAAGCTCCCTA GTCAAGAAGAAATAGGTGATGAGCAAAGAAACATGAAAGGTCAAGAAGAAATAGGGGATGAGCAGAGAAACACGAAAGATCAAGGTAGGCGGAAGAACACAGAaacaaagatgaagaaaaaggaaaaaataggTGATGAGCATCCAGACATTGTTAAAAAATTGGGTATGTTGGGATCGAGCTATGGATTTCCGTTGGGTATGTCAAGCGAAGAGCTCCCCA gTCAAGAAGAAATAAGTGATGAGCATCAAGACAACGAAGAGCTCCCCA GTCAAGAAAAAATAGGTGATGAGCAGAGAAACACGAAAGGTCAAGAAGAAATAGGGGATGAGCAGAGAAACACGAAAGATCAAGGCAGGCGGaagaacacaaaaacaaagatgaagaaaaaggaaaaaataggTGATGAGCATCCAGACACTGTTAAAAAATTGGGTATGTTGGGATTGAGCTATGGATTTCCGTTGGGTATGTCAAGCGAAGAGCTCCTCA GTCAAGAAGAAATAGGTGATGAGCATCAAGACAGCGAAGAGCTCCGCA GTCAAGAAGAAATAAGTGATGAGCAGAGAAACACGAAAGGTCAAGAAGAAATTGGTGATGAGCAGATAAACACGAAAGATCAAGGCAGGCGGACGAACAcaaaaacaaggaggaagaaaaatgaaaaaataggTGATGAGCATCTAGACGCCGTCAAAGAATTAATAAATGCTACCGAAAATTTTAGcgacaaaaaaaaacttggtcATTCTGAGACATTTTTTATG GCACAACTGCCAAGTCATACTGTGGCCGTGAAGAAACTAGATTCCGCTCATTTTAAGGGAAAAATCGATAAACTGAAAGAGGAAATTGGCATCATAGAGTCATTGCAACACAACAATATCCTTAAACTGTTGCATGCTTATATTGGAAAAGACCTCCAATTTCTTGTTTACGAATACATGGAAAATAAATCCCTTGAAGACATCTTATTTG GCTCGAGTACTTCTGGCACAATCAAGCTTGATTGGAATACAAGGGTTAACATTTGCTTGGGAATAGCACAGGGTTTGCAATATCTACATGAGAGAGTACAGATTGTTCATACGAATATAAAATCTGCTAATATTCTTCTTAATGAAAAACTTGAGGCTAAGATATCGGACTTTGGATTTGCAAATCTTTATTCTGAAGAAGATAAAGTTATGGCCATCGGAAGAGAAACAAAGAA AGGCTACACGGCGCCAGAGTATTTGCAAACGGATGATTTAGATAGCAAACTGGATGTTTTCAGCTTTGGGGTGGTCGTACTTGAAATTGTTAGTGGGGAGAGAAACGTACGTaaccaatcaaagaaggaaactGAGGTTCTTTTAGACAGG GCTTATAAAGCAAATAGAAACGGAAATTTGAAGAGCTTGGTTGATAAGAATTTGTCTACATTTGATGAAAGAGAAGCCCTTATCATCTTGAAATTAGCATTGGAGTGCACCACGATGGGTGCTAGTGTCAGACCTGAAATGTCTGGAGTTGTTAGTGTTCTTCTTGGCGAAAAAAGCATTGACGAGGTTTGTTCACCTGCCAAGCCCACTGGCGACATCAATGTTGTTGGTTCCCTCGAAGAGTTGGCAGGCATTTCTGATATGGCTGCCAAGCCCACTGGCGACATCAATGTTGTTGGTTCCCTCGAAGAGTCGGCAGGCATTTCTGATATGGCAGAGTCTCTTTCCCCACTTTGGGGAAGTTGA